A single Anopheles funestus chromosome 2RL, idAnoFuneDA-416_04, whole genome shotgun sequence DNA region contains:
- the LOC125766321 gene encoding sodium/hydrogen exchanger 7 isoform X4, with translation MFKRRTKSQNHRSRYRFLPVVVLIVLAQWCLLNTAVTAESTDIELDAKANKIHQIDSLNLLLYTFLLTLTVLTIWLFKHRRVSWLHETGLAVIYGLIVGAIIRYAGTTTPIIHVSVEAEPDAKFNQSLPPDTLWLKFPGNLPHGSDQPVKANKTYTYSFRGELGNVEENEIDLKATFDPEIFFNIILPPIIFHAGYSLKRKYFFRNLGAILMFAIIGTTLSAFLIGALMYGFVQLMPKLKSSFTFLDTLYFGALISPTDPLTILAIFSDMHVDVNLYALVFGESVLNDAVAIVLSGAIQNYGEHYSSNGEFEGRAFLRSLGDFFSVFAFSLLIGASMGCVTAMMTKFTRIRDFPLLESALFVLMSYSTFLIAEAAELTGVVAVLFCGICQAHYTYNNLSDDSRTRTKQIFELLNFLAENFIFSYIGVSMFTFPKHHFDPLFIFTGFMCAAIGRAVNIYPLSALLNIARKPKISWNFQHMLFFAGLRGAMSFALAIRNTVSDARQAMLTTTSLIVITTVIIQGGAANFLLNWLNIPVGVDDETEVLPYQGVRSDLENPDSEGATTPGGTRRGHEKAVLARLWGNFDTRYMKPLLTHSRPTLLETLPVCLSPLARLLTTTEQLTQDGPTRRSDSDSDLCIDDDDRASRGGPADGSGRRNSINRLEIMDDSEHDTFRVSSSANIANRIIQQGRRASGKIFHF, from the exons ATGTTTAAGCGGCGAACGAAATCGCAAAATCATCGGTCCCGGTATCGTTTCCTGCCCGTCGTAGTGCTGATAGTGCTAGCCCAATGGTGCCTACTAAATACAGCCGTCACAGCCGAATCGACCGATATCGAGCTCGATGCGAAGGCGAACAAAATCCATCAGATCGATTCACTCAATCTGTTGCTTTACACCTTCCTGCTAACTTTGACGGTGCTAACGATATGGTTGTTCAAACATCGGCGCGTTTCCTGGCTACACGAGACGGGTCTGGCCGTTATATAtg GCCTTATCGTGGGAGCCATTATCCGGTATGCTGGAACCACTACACCAATCATACACGTTTCCGTGGAAGCAGAACCGGATGCAAAGTTCAACCAAAGCCTCCCACCGGACACACTATGGCTCAAGTTTCCGGGCAACCTACCGCACGGTTCCGATCAACCGGtgaaggcaaacaaaacgtaCACGTACAGCTTTCGCGGCGAGCTTGGTAATGTGGAAGAGAACGAGATCGATTTGAAAGCCACCTTTGATCCGGAAATCTTTTTCAACATCATCCTACCACCGATCATCTTCCACGCCGGTTACAGCTTAAAAAGG AAATACTTCTTCCGTAACCTTGGAGctattttaatgtttgccatcatcggtacGACACTGTCGGCATTTTTGATTGGCGCACTAATGTACGGATTCGTGCAGCTGATGCCAAAGCTAAAGTCCAGCTTCACGTTTCTGGATACACTATACTTTGGTGCACTTATTTCGCCCACGGATCCACTTACTATTTTGGCGATCTTTAGCGATATGCACGTGGACGTTAATCTGTATGCGCTTGTTTTCGGTGAGAGTGTACTGAATGATGCCGTTGCGATTGTTCTCAGTGG TGCAATTCAAAACTACGGAGAGCATTACTCGAGCAATGGCGAATTCGAAGGGCGCGCGTTTTTACGATCGCTGGGCGATTTTTTCAGCGTGTTTGCCTTTTCACTGCTGATCGGCGCCTCGATGGGTTGCGTTACGGCAATGATGACCAAGTTCACGCGGATACGCGACTTTCCACTACTCGAATCGGCCCTGTTCGTACTGATGTCGTACAGTACGTTTTTGATCGCTGAAGCGGCCGAGTTAACGG GAGTTGTTGCGGTACTGTTTTGTGGTATTTGCCAAGCGCATTACACGTACAACAATCTTTCTGACGATTCCCGGACACGAACGAAACAGATTTTTGAATTGCTTAATTTCTTAGCCGAAAACTTCATCTTCTCGTACATCGGTGTATCGATGTTTACTTTCCCCAAGCATCACTTTGATCCGCTGTTTATTTTTACTGGTTTT ATGTGTGCGGCTATTGGGCGTGCTGTAAATATTTATCCCCTTTCAGCTCTTCTAAATATTGCTAGAAAGCCAAAGATTTCGTGGAACTTTCAGCATATGTTGTTCTTTGCCG GATTACGTGGTGCAATGTCTTTCGCATTAGCGATTCGTAACACAGTCTCTGACGCCAGACAGGCAATGTTAACGACAACGTCGTTAATTGTTATTACCACTGTCATAATTCAGGGTGGAGCAGCAAACTTTCTACTAAACTGGTTAAATATACC tGTTGGTGTTGATGATGAAACGGAAGTTTTACCCTACCAAGGAGTACGCAGT GATTTGGAAAATCCGGATAGTGAAGGTGCCACTACTCCTGGAGGCACACGAAGAGGTCACGAAAAAGCTGTTTTAGCACGACTTTGGGGAAATTTCGATACGAG GTACATGAAACCATTACTGACCCATTCGCGGCCAACATTGCTCGAGACGTTACCGGTTTGCTTAAGCCCGTTAGCTCGCTTGCTCACTACAACTGAGCAGCTGACACAG GATGGTCCGACCCGTCGTTCGGATTCGGATTCTGACCTATGCATCGATGATGACGATCGTGCTTCGCGCGGCGGTCCCGCTGATGGTAGCGGTCGCAGGAATTCAATCAATCGC TTAGAAATCATGGACGATAGTGAGCATGACACGTTCCGTGTTTCATCCTCAGCTAATATTGCTAATCGCATCATACAACAGGGCAGAAGGGCcagtggaaaaattttccatttctaa